The following are encoded together in the Lactuca sativa cultivar Salinas chromosome 1, Lsat_Salinas_v11, whole genome shotgun sequence genome:
- the LOC111878143 gene encoding heat shock cognate 70 kDa protein has translation MVGKKAIGIDLGTTYSCVAVWQHEQVEIIPNEQGNRTTPSCVSFNEVGRLVGESAKNQMNMNPTNTVYDAKRLIGRRFNDTKLQEDMKLWPFKVIKGTNDIPKIVVDYNGEKEFFAEEISSMVLVKLKQVAEAYLGETVTDAVITVPAYFDDSQRQATIDAGLAAGLNVLQIINEPTAAAITYGFDMKTDITHDTNVLIFDLGGGTLDVSIVTINNNGKITVKAVTGDTHLGGQDFDNAMVEHFMMQFNQKHKTDMSVNIKAMGRLRVGCEKAKRALSSTTEITIEIDVLHEGIDFSMEITRAKFEDLNEDLFSKCIQLVEKCLVDAEMNKTEVNEVVLVGGSTRIPKIQELLSDFFNGKELSKNIQSDEAVAYGAAVLTAKLSGENSQKVKNLVLLDVVPLSLGVSIRDGSSSVIIKRNSPIPVKQERIYVTSVDNQSAITFDVYQGERSRAIDNDWLGKFQVAVPVEVKGKSRVNVVFEVDVNGILNCSAEELTSGLKKKIRISNDKQRLSKEEIEKMMKDAEKYKLDDEENIKKLLAHNVLEEYIYDVKAKIKSIGSIDNTKIPKEELEKMENAITSANQILDLHKLVDVDNYEKTLNELEKVCVPIIGQLV, from the exons ATGGTTGGGAAAAAGGCTATTGGTATTGACCTTGGAACAACATATTCTTGTGTGGCTGTTTGGCAACATGAGCAAGTTGAGATCATACCCAATGAGCAAGGTAACAGGACGACACCATCTTGTGTTTCTTTCAACGAAGTTGGACGTCTAGTAGGTGAAAGTGCTAAGAACCAGATGAATATGAACCCCACCAACACAGTTTATG ATGCAAAACGATTGATTGGAAGGAGATTTAATGACACCAAGCTTCAGGAAGACATGAAGTTATGGCCTTTTAAAGTTATAAAAGGGACTAACGACATTCCGAAGATTGTAGTTGACTACAATGGTGAAAAGGAGTTTTTCGCAGAGGAAATTTCATCCATGGTTCTTGTGAAATTGAAACAAGTTGCAGAGGCATACCTTGGTGAAACCGTGACAGATGCAGTCATCACAGTGCCAGCTTATTTTGATGATTCCCAACGCCAAGCCACAATAGATGCTGGTCTTGCTGCTGGACTTAATGTTCTACAAATAATCAATGAACCTACAGCTGCTGCAATTACTTATGGATTCGACATGAAAACTGATATAACTCACGACACAAATGTGCTCATCTTTGATTTGGGTGGTGGAACATTGGATGTCTCTATTGTCACCATTAATAACAATGGTAAGATAACTGTGAAAGCTGTTACAGGTGACACTCACTTAGGTGGTCAGGACTTTGATAACGCAATGGTGGAACACTTTATGATGCAATTCAATCAAAAGCACAAGACAGACATGAGTGTGAATATAAAAGCAATGGGGCGATTAAGGGTAGGTTGTGAAAAGGCAAAACGAGCACTCTCTTCAACTACTGAAATTACTATCGAAATCGATGTTTTGCATGAGGGTATTGATTTCTCTATGGAAATAACTCGTGCAAAATTTGAAGATCTTAATGAAGATTTATTTAGTAAGTGCATACAGTTAGTGGAGAAATGTTTGGTTGACGCTGAAATGAATAAGACAGAAGTAAATGAGGTAGTTCTTGTTGGTGGGTCAACTAGGATACCCAAAATACAAGAATTGTTGTCAGACTTCTTCAATGGGAAAGAGCTTTCTAAGAATATCCAATCTGACGAAGCGGTTGCATATGGTGCAGCAGTTCTTACTGCAAAGTTAAGTGGCGAAAATAGTCAAAAAGTGAAAAATTTAGTGTTGTTGGATGTCGTCCCACTTTCACTTGGTGTAAGTATTCGTGATGGCTCTTCATCTGTTATAATCAAAAGAAATTCCCCAATACCAGTCAAACAGGAAAGAATCTATGTTACAAGTGTGGATAACCAAAGTGCTATTACTTTTGATGTCTATCAAGGTGAGAGAAGTAGAGCTATAGACAATGACTGGTTAGGGAAATTCCAAGTTGCAGTACCAGTTGAAGTAAAGGGTAAGTCAAGGGTAAATGTGGTCTTTGAAGTTGATGTTAATGGTATTTTAAATTGCTCGGCTGAGGAGTTAACCAGTGGCCTAAAGAAAAAGATTAGAATCAGCAATGACAAGCAGAGACTTTCAAAGGAAGAGATCGAAAAAATGATGAAAGATGCTGAAAAGTACAAACTTGATGATGAGGAGAATATAAAGAAGCTTCTTGCACATAATGTCTTGGAGGAATACATTTACGACGTGAAGGCCAAAATTAAAAGCATAGGAAGCATTGATAACACAAAGATCCCCAAGGAGGAATTGGAAAAAATGGAAAATGCGATAACGAGCGCAAACCAAATTCTTGATCTACACAAGCTTGTGGATGTCGATAATTATGAGAAAACACTAAATGAGCTGGAAAAGGTATGTGTTCCAATCATTGGCCAACTTGTGTAG